A single genomic interval of Suncus etruscus isolate mSunEtr1 chromosome 12, mSunEtr1.pri.cur, whole genome shotgun sequence harbors:
- the KCNF1 gene encoding potassium voltage-gated channel subfamily F member 1, whose protein sequence is MDGEEEDRSVSEPEPQPEEPGSLAGEDDDDANNDASNANDIEIVVNVGGVRQVLYGDLLSQYPETRLAELIHCLAGGYDTIFSLCDDYDPGKREFYFDRDPDAFKCVIEVYYFGEVHMKKGICPICFKNEMDFWKVDLKFLDDCCKSHLSEKREELEEIARRVQLILDDLGVDAAEGRWRRCQKCIWKFLEKPESSCPARVVAVLSFLLILISSVVMCVGTIPELQVLDAEGNRVEHPTLENVETACIGWFTLEYLLRLFSSPNKLHFALSFMNIVDVLAILPFYVSLTLTHLGARMMELTNVQQAVQALRIMRIARIFKLARHSSGLQTLTYALKRSFKELGLLLMYLAVGIFVFSALGYTMEQSHPETLFKSIPQSFWWAIITMTTVGYGDIYPKTTLGKLNAAISFLCGVIAIALPIHPIINNFVRYYNKQRVLETAAKHELELMELNSSSTSGEGKAGGSRSDLDDLPPEPPGKEAPSWGSRLKISHSDTFIPLLTEEKHHRTRLQSCK, encoded by the coding sequence ATGGACGGGGAGGAAGAGGATCGCAGCGTCTCGGAGCCGGAGCCCCAACCCGAAGAGCCTGGGAGCCTGGCTGGAGAGGACGACGACGATGCCAACAACGATGCCAGCAATGCCAACGACATCGAGATCGTGGTGAACGTTGGGGGCGTGCGGCAGGTGCTGTACGGAGACCTGCTGAGCCAGTACCCCGAGACGCGGCTGGCTGAGCTCATCCACTGCCTGGCGGGGGGCTACGACACCATCTTCTCCCTCTGTGACGACTACGACCCGGGCAAACGCGAGTTCTACTTCGACCGCGACCCCGACGCCTTCAAGTGCGTCATCGAGGTGTACTACTTTGGCGAGGTGCACATGAAGAAAGGCATCTGTCCCATTTGCTTCAAGAACGAGATGGACTTCTGGAAGGTGGACCTCAAGTTTTTGGACGACTGCTGCAAGAGCCACCTGAGCGAGAAGCGAGAGGAGCTGGAAGAGATCGCCCGTCGGGTGCAACTCATCCTGGACGACCTGGGTGTGGACGCGGCCGAGGGTCGCTGGCGTCGGTGCCAGAAATGCATCTGGAAATTCCTGGAGAAACCCGAATCCTCGTGTCCGGCGCGCGTGGTGGCCGTGCTGTCCTTCCTCCTCATCCTCATCTCCTCCGTGGTCATGTGCGTGGGTACCATCCCTGAGTTGCAGGTGCTGGATGCGGAGGGTAACCGCGTGGAGCACCCGACGCTGGAGAACGTGGAGACGGCTTGCATCGGCTGGTTCACCCTCGAATACCTGCTGCgcctcttctcctctcccaacAAGCTGCACTTCGCCCTGTCCTTCATGAACATCGTGGACGTGCTGGCCATCCTCCCCTTCTACGTGAGCCTCACCCTCACGCACCTGGGCGCGCGCATGATGGAGCTGACCAACGTTCAGCAGGCCGTGCAGGCTTTGCGCATCATGCGCATCGCGCGCATTTTCAAGCTGGCGCGCCACTCGTCGGGCCTGCAGACCCTCACCTACGCGCTCAAGCGCAGCTTCAAGGAGCTGGGCCTGCTGCTCATGTACCTGGCCGTGGGCATCTTCGTCTTCTCCGCCCTGGGCTACACCATGGAGCAGAGTCACCCCGAGACCCTGTTCAAGAGCATCCCCCAGTCCTTCTGGTGGGCCATCATCACCATGACCACCGTTGGCTACGGAGACATCTACCCCAAGACCACGCTGGGTAAGCTCAACGCGGCCATCAGCTTCCTGTGCGGGGTCATCGCCATCGCCCTGCCCATTCACCCCATTATCAACAACTTCGTCAGGTACTACAATAAGCAGCGGGTCCTGGAGACGGCGGCCAAGCACGAGCTGGAGCTCATGGAGCTCAATTCCAGCAGCACCTCCGGAGAGGGCAAGGCCGGCGGCTCTCGCAGTGATCTGGACGACCTCCCGCCAGAGCCCCCCGGGAAGGAGGCTCCAAGCTGGGGCAGCCGGCTGAAAATCTCGCACAGTGACACCTTCATCCCACTCCTGACCGAGGAGAAGCATCACAGGACCCGGCTGCAGAGCTGCAAGTGA